From Xiphophorus hellerii strain 12219 chromosome 6, Xiphophorus_hellerii-4.1, whole genome shotgun sequence, the proteins below share one genomic window:
- the LOC116721706 gene encoding LYR motif-containing protein 5A-like, protein MANPLKGEVIRLYKTLLYLGREYPKGAAYFRERLKYAFMKNKDETDPEKIKQLVARGDHVIKELEALYFLRKYRAMKKRYYDPEK, encoded by the exons ATGGCAAACCCTTTAAAGGGTGAAGTTATCAGACTGTACAAAACT CTGCTGTATCTTGGCCGTGAGTACCCAAAAGGAGCGGCTTATTTCAGAGAACGACTAAAGTATGCGTTTATGAAGAACAAAGATGAGACTGACCCTGAGAAAATCAAACAGCTGGTTGCCAGAGGAGACCACGTCATCAAAGAGCTGGAGGCCCTTTATTTCCTCAGAAAATATCGGGCCATGAAGAAGCGCTACTATGACCCCGAGAAATGA
- the LOC116721896 gene encoding LOW QUALITY PROTEIN: myomegalin (The sequence of the model RefSeq protein was modified relative to this genomic sequence to represent the inferred CDS: deleted 2 bases in 2 codons; substituted 1 base at 1 genomic stop codon): MSNGYRTLSQHLNDLKKENFSLKLRIYFLEERIQQKYEESSEDVYRTNIELKVEVESLKKELQEKQELLDKALTTAESLTNNNEAELQRRCQERQQEIDHMQQVLETKIQLLQEEAQQARSEAERMASLAGSHSHASLVSLDATMEDIPEDERSPNILFPSNTNKDRFIEELTKELRSKEALITELCGEKTMLTHRVGELEEQVQDLSSSLLQKDKDVEFYQEELSQERLRIEQEMQNLLHFTAVCWVPLRVAVVSSSEMKKTGFFRDAEKERRSQRIAPFTSVPPRHVRVEAGGSSPLPGQDEPVRVSRAVLLLLQRRTTSYWKARRMLDVKMKETCRICGRELCGNQRRWIFHPASKLNLHVLLSHALGRELTRDGRGEFACSKCTFMLDRMYRFDTVIARVEALSIERLQRLLQEKHRLRQCIGGLYRRTNPEEGAVTFTGTNEESGDGMVDISGLTHAKYCALLQEDLVYSLYESWADDGLDCHHHHHPTCSAGPGSEATGTGSHHCRPSTPRRCRGCSYWRVADSDYEAVCKVPRKLARSTSCGPSTRYSASIIGGSVTGGDGDVERKNLDDSEEAPSSRTLVPGSQDVSRTSDSDRTLAGRGSSSPSVASLEMTEDNTQPGALRDRSLISSGEAAIDDHISDSLSEEHMGATLSSPGPSLSLTFCLLQSYATYRPVQHTKGSKLPVLIRRSSKNGGARLRFPDPLLGMPYGERDNHMPTPEPALVRLNLEDDHDLNFADMEDLLKDLYKEYPPPPPHQSLVEEQQSQLNQYECAAGQCVSELQKAQLQVQSLQAKILESEANNMKLQEKLNEMECELRLLRQAAQSQERTIQGLTESITTKDSEAQELYHLIEGQNSTLCKLQELAHRNQLAQSQTPVGMSESLTLGQLQDELVRVQSSLFSLGLELEASQRSLRQSQRTRRRPAEVQGQAQLDLRSALQKIRSELQTKEAALKECEAEKTAVTQEKDGIIAQLERSLQDKERQLQDYCDMLESTKSSKPRDVLLEKLRERIKERDRALERSIDDKFRCLEEREGQVRALQLALREKERDLERLRCILSNNEETITSLDALVRSKELELEQAAEAYRNLQWLKQKSEEKEKTALREKDTIIHQLQAALQARSQEMQDLTTALVARVQSGPTGVVEEMKARLALKEKLLQELLSDRTRQTDEHQAQILDLLSTLGSKDQYLQDYSYRLSLVITERTNEQQELRKQLTQTEQELSELRRERERETGGEAERLRSLLKEKEAFIKDLIREQEEAVQEEREAEVKALKDEIQLVLKKEKEAQIEIADLRSSLAHRQIQNAATKDGAHQQCVLEQLVSEYNKLNEALRTEKSLYQNLTQLSRSDGNSSSETIQTLHTELDSVQALRGQLEEVLARTRSMALTLERAAKRQPEFGEFSSEEEEEEDDEDGSSEEFTDSIEEEDNSLNSIQASAKPQRAGDESRRLVEETVHHLKQLEEAKRTLDVQLEEVQSQLEEDGYASLSDMRSALQRLQQENEALRESWGCPRAGGQRRNAETKPSRREERERSSAEEDDEEFESSPVVSGKRGPSSVGLSTESGKRHCMRPSSLDLKSKQAETTVESTGSSSEVGAIWQDIEEGLREQAARLLSDLTLSLQENRELKERLMVSEATVQAQAEQLKDYRDLLTETSVQQASKQVQVDLQDLGYETCGRSENEAEREDASSPGDPHRPGFSESLTTWRCARRCPSLRTVRVQVASWYARNCSVKRGAYNPGDESASLQHLIQDLRSQLTRCHKVIRGLQLRVRSLSATSDYASSLERTPRKVNWAFERSEGPSAAEEDEGWMSDTQGVRSSSRHSRELQELMERVASLEAQLKTTAAQGKGQPEEGKCATWPGKYNSLIQAQARELSHLRQRMREGQGVCHILTQHLGDTTKAFEELLRANDVDYYMGQSFREQLAQSSALAQRVLTKISGRKKNLSNHSEKTGHELLALRLSKELQQKDKLIESLHTKLHQRPETPSSCHALSETTDQSDRTSMVSDEYQSNEDLELCSDMAATEFPEEQRLLQQGHASPPDVRPSLPPLRGLLKASNSCPNMLYSAAVGLNTPEGRAPFSAPISSLFVSSGPDVWGYEVISNPRPRALSVAAVRPELDMLYRQMHEQNRGFPVPQDQTLFGLSPGPHNQHDLSSYNQLSHHAFQHYQLRWHPXCHSVKSDSGLLRGQPLWDMDNLVQPTGTFSGNQTASSQTGVNLIEEHLREVRCLRQRLEESIRTNERLRQQLEDKLASTGRDGGPPTNIYIQGLDTVTQLSSEIRVLKEENLSLQSRLQASTDTNEEVVQLREAVFAARTRLKQAELEAEQWKEELRRLQAHTQDQGQQIHALRQERQANQDKTNRLLSLPTPVLLVGSKHETTLLQQQLSETRELIHSLQSELHVYDRVCSSTKANKGFLCEVAGFPVELGELLAEVRSLRAQLQSSVQENSCLKQLELHKQLEQKLGVGSPRAPSLSALTASPQRETFYRRQLLHDPAPSPPVRDIGLFNCGSPGPPYSDLDDSHSPANADSLDPHSELEGEAPDGSFANRNGRHAIGHVDDFSALQQQVLEGRSLVQRMEATLQACLTPPLLEGKQIEGSDLAVDYGCVKSLLSNTKTLRQILEEAMSLLKMFWRAALPNTDPSIQNLKKEQCLQEEILSLKLRISEQEEVLKGTVQRLRSTSRTKESMEHFIVNQLSRTRDVLKKARTNLEKNELRLSSLSSSPSSPPAAEELGGVARARPPDRGVLMSNGFPGITRAEATQRLATRKRSSHCLL, encoded by the exons AATCTCCTGCACTTTACGGCTGTGTGCTGGGTGCCTCTACGTGTAGCCGTCGTTAGTagctctgaaatgaaaaaaaccgGCTTCTTTAGAGACGCAGAGAAGGAACGGAGGAGCCAGAGGATCGCCCCATTTACCAGCGTGCCACCGCGGCACGTCCGCGTGGAGGCCGGCGGATCGTCACCGCTCCCCGGTCAGGATGAACCTGTCCGTGTCAGCCgagctgtgctgctgctgctgcagaggcgT ACTACTTCATATTGGAAAGCCAGGAGAATGCTTGATGTCAAGATGAAGGAGACGTGTAGAATCTGTGGCCGGGAGCTCTGCGGTAACCAGAGGCGATGGATCTTCCACCCAGCCTCCAAACTTAATCTACATGTGCTGCTGTCCCATGCCCTGGGTCGAGAGCTGACCCGGGATGGCAGAGGGGAGTTTGCCTGCTCCAAGTGCACCTTCATGCTGGACCGCATGTACCGCTTCGACACAGTCATCGCCCGAGTGGAGGCCCTGTCCATCGAAAGGCTGCAGAGGCTATTGCAGGAGAAGCATCGACTGAGGCAGTGCATTGGCGGTTTGTACCGGAGGACTAATCCGGAGGAGGGTGCTGTGACGTTCACCGGCACTAATGAAGAGTCTGGAGATGGGATGGTGGATATCTCGGGTCTAACCCATGCAAAGTACTGTGCCCTGCTCCAGGAGGATTTGGTCTACTCTCTGTATGAGTCCTGGGCTGACGATGGGTTGGACTgccaccatcaccaccacccTACCTGTTCTGCTGGTCCAGGGTCAGAGGCCACTGGTACAGGCTCACACCACTGTCGACCCAGCACTCCAAGGAGGTGTCGAGGATGTTCCTACTGGCGGGTAGCGGACTCTGACTATGAAGCGGTCTGCAAAGTGCCCAGAAAGCTGGCAAGAAGCACCTCTTGCGGGCCATCAACCAGATACTCAGCCAGCATTATTGGTGGGAGTGTGACTGGAGGAGAtggagatgtggagagaaagaattTGGACGATTCAGAAGAGGCCCCGTCATCTCGAACCCTGGTCCCTGGGTCTCAGGACGTTTCCCGGACTTCAGACAGTGATCGCACTCTGGCTGGACGAGGCAGCTCCAGCCCATCAGTTGCATCCCTGGAGATGACCGAAGACAACACTCAACCTGGAGCACTGAGAGACAGATCACTGATCTCCTCTGGGGAAGCAGCAATAGACGACCACATATCTGACTCTCTGTCTGAGGAGCACATGGGAGCGACGCTGTCCTCACCTGGGCCCAGTCTTTCTCTGAcattctgtttgctgcaaaGCTACGCAACCTACCGCCCAGTCCAGCACACCAAGGGCAGCAAACTACCCGTCCTCATCCGGCGGAGCTCCAAGAATGGAGGGGCTCGGCTGCGATTCCCAGATCCTCTTCTTGGGATGCCTTATGGAGAGAGAGACAACCACATGCCCACTCCCGAGCCAGCTTTGGTCAGGCTGAATTTGGAAGACGATCACGACCTGAACTTTGCTGACATGGAGGATTTATTGAAAGATTTATACAAGGAGTATCCTCCCCCACCTCCACATCAG AGCCTCGTTGAGGAGCAGCAGAGTCAGCTCAACCAGTACGAATGTGCGGCAGGTCAGTGCGTCAGCGAGCTGCAGAAGGCCCAGCTCCAGGTCCAATCCCTGCAGGCAAAAATCCTGGAGAGCGAGGCCAACAACATG AAGCTGCAGGAGAAGCTGAACGAGATGGAGTGTGAGCTGCGTTTGCTCCGACAGGCGGCCCAGAGTCAGGAAAGAACCATTCAGGGCCTCACAGAGTCCATCACCACCAAAGACAGCGAG GCCCAGGAGCTGTACCATCTGATCGAAGGCCAGAACAGCACTCTGTGCAAGCTGCAAGAACTGGCCCATCGTAACCAGCTCGCTCAAAGCCAG ACTCCTGTGGGGATGAGCGAGTCCCTGACGCTTGGCCAGCTGCAGGATGAGCTGGTCCGGGTGCAGAGCTCTCTGTTCTCTCTCGGTCTGGAGCTGGAGGCCAGCCAGAGGAGTCTAAGACAGAGCCAAAGGACAAGGCGACGACCTGCTGAGGTTCAAGGACAGGCTCAGCTC GACCTGCGCAGTGCTCTGCAGAAGATTCGCTCCGAGCTTCAGACCAAAGAGGCGGCTCTGAAGGAATGCGAGGCAGAGAAGACGGCAGTGACGCAAGAGAAAGACGGGATCATTGCACAGCTCGAGCGCTCCCTGCAGGACAAGGAGAGGCAGCTGCAG GATTATTGTGACATGTTGGAGTCGACAAAAAGCTCCAAGCCAAGAGATGTTCTGCTAGAGAAGCTGAGGGAGCGGATTAAGGAGAGAGACCGAGCTCTGGAG CGCTCCATCGATGACAAGTTCCGCTGTCTGGAGGAGCGTGAGGGCCAGGTGAGGGCGCTGCAGCTCGCCCTCAGGGAGAAGGAGCGCGACCTGGAGAGGCTCCGCTGCATCCTGTCCAACAACGAGGAAACCATCACG AGTTTGGATGCTCTGGTGCGCAGTaaggagctggagctggagcaggCAGCAGAGGCCTACAGGAACCTGCAGTGGCTGAAGCAGAAGAGCGAGGAGAAGGAGAAAACGGCTCTGAGGGAGAAGGACACCATCATCCACCAGCTGCAGGCGGCCCTGCAGGCGCGCAGCCAGGAGATGCAG GATCTAACGACCGCCCTTGTTGCCCGAGTCCAGTCCGGCCCCACTGGGGTCGTAGAGGAGATGAAGGCTCGACTGGCCCTTAAGGAGAAACTGctccaggagctgctgtccgacCGCACCCGGCAGACCGACGAACACCAAGCACAGATCCTGGATCTGCTCAGCACACTCGGCTCCAAAGACCAGTACCTCCAG GATTACTCGTACAGGCTCTCCTTGGTGATCACCGAGCGGACGAACGAGCAGCAGGAACTTCGCAAGCAGCTGACACAGACGGAGCAGGAGCTGAGCGAGCTGAGgcgagaaagagagagggagacggGAGGAGAGGCGGAGCGTCTACGAAGCCTGCTCAAAGAGAAGGAAGCCTTTATTAAG GATCTGATTCGGGAACAGGAGGAGGCTGTGCAGGAGGAGAGGGAGGCCGAAGTGAAGGCTCTGAAGGACGAGATCCAGCTGGTGttgaagaaggagaaggaggcTCAG ATAGAGATCGCTGACCTGCGCTCCTCTCTGGCCCATCGGCAGATTCAGAATGCGGCGACAAAAGACGGAGCTCATCAGCAA TGTGTGCTAGAGCAGCTGGTGTCTGAGTACAACAAGCTGAATGAGGCCCTGAGGACAGAAAAGAGTCTTTACCAAAATCTGACCCAGCTTAGCAGAAGTGATGG caacagcagctcagAGACGATCCAGACCCTTCACACCGAACTAGACTCCGTTCAGGCACTTCGAGGGCAGCTGGAGGAGGTTCTGGCCAGGACCCGTAGCATGGCCCTGACACTGGAGCGGGCAGCTAAAAGGCAGCCTGAGTTTGGAG AGttcagctcagaggaggaggaggaggaagacgatgAAGACGGCAGCAGTGAGGAGTTCACTGACAGCATAGAGGAGGAGGATAACAGCCTGAACTCCATTCAG GCGTCAGCGAAGCCTCAAAGAGCAGGTGATGAGTCCCGGCGACTGGTAGAGGAGACGGTACACCACCTAAAGCAGCTTGAAGAAGCCAAGAGGACTCTAGATGTTCAGCTTGAAGAAGTGCAGTCGCAGCTGGAAGAGGATGGATACGCGTCTTTATCTGACATGAG GAGTGCCTTGCAGAGGTTGCAGCAGGAGAATGAGGCTCTGAGAGAAAGTTGGGGGTGTCCGAGAGCTGGGGGGCAGAGGAGGAACGCGGAGACTAAACCGAGCCGacgagaggagagagagaggagcagTGCCGAGGAGGACGATGAAGAGTTTGAATCATCTCCAGTGGTGTCGGGGAAGCGAGGTCCCTCGAGTGTCGGCCTGAGCACCGAGTCGGGGAAGAGGCACTGCATGAGGCCGAGCTCGCTGGACCTGAAGTCCAAACAGGCTGAGACG ACTGTGGAGTCCACCGGCAGTAGCAGTGAGGTGGGAGCAATTTGGCAGGATATAGAGGAGGGTCTCCGTGAGCAGGCGGCTCGTCTTCTCTCTGACCTGACCCTGAGCCTGCAGGAGAACAGAGAGCTGAAAGAGAGGCTGATGGTGTCCGAAGCCACCGTTCAGGCTCAGGCTGAGCAGCTCAAGGACTACAGAGATCTGCTAA CAGAAACGTCCGTGCAGCAGGCCAGTAAGCAGGTGCAGGTGGATCTCCAGGATCTCGGCTACGAGACCTGCGGCCGCAGTGAGAACGAAGCCGAGAGAGAAGACGCCAGCAGTCCAGGTGATCCACACAGACCTGGCTTCTCTGAG AGTTTGACGACTTGGAGATGTGCACGTCGCTGTCCCAGCCTCAGGACTGTGAGGGTGCAGGTGGCAAGCTGGTACGCCAGGAACTGTAGCGTGAAGAGAGGGGCTTACAACCCGGGGGACGAGTCTGCGTCTCTCCAGCATCTGATCCAGGATCTGCGCTCCCAGCTGACCCGCTGCCACAAGGTGATCCGTGGACTGCAGCTGCGCGTCCGCTCGCTGTCCGCCACCAGCGACTACGCCTCCAGCCTGGAGCGCACACCACGCAAG GTCAACTGGGCGTTTGAGAGGTCGGAAGGCCCCAGTGCAGCGGAGGAAGATGAAGGATGGATGTCAGACACGCAGGGAGTCCGCTCCAGCTCCAGGCACAGCAGGGAGCTGCAGGAGCTCATGGAGCGAGTCGCGTCGCTTGAGGCTCAGCTGAAAACCACTGCTGCACAGGGCAAAGGTCAACCAGAAGAGGGGAAATGTGCCACCTGGCCTGG GAAGTACAACTCTCTGATCCAGGCTCAGGCTCGTGAGCTGTCCCACCTCAGGCAGAGGATGAGAGAGGGCCAGGGGGTCTGCCACATCCTGACACAACACCTGGGGGACACTACCAAG GCTTTTGAAGAGCTCCTGCGGGCCAACGACGTTGATTACTACATGGGTCAGAGCTTCAGGGAGCAGCTGGCTCAGAGCAGCGCCCTGGCTCAGAGAGTGCTCACCAAGATAAGTGGACGTAAGAAGAACCTTTCT AACCATAGTGAGAAAACAGGCCATGAGCTGCTTGCCTTAAG GCTGAGTAAGGAGCTACAGCAGAAAGATAAACTCATTGAGTCACTCCACACCAAACTCCACCAACGTCCTGAGACTCCGTCCAGCTGCCACGCCCTCTCTGAGACCACCGACCAATCGGACAGGACCTCCATGGTGTCTGATGAATACCAAAGCAACGAAGACTTGGAGCTGTGCTCGGACATGGCAGCCACAGAGTTTCCGGAGGAGCAACGGCTCCTGCAGCAAGGCCACGCGTCACCACCAGACG TCCGTCCATCTCTCCCACCTCTTCGTGGCCTCCTCAAGGCTTCCAACAGCTGTCCCAACATGCTTTACTCTGCCGCTGTAGGTCTGAACACTCCTGAAGGTAGAG CCCCTTTCAGTGCACCCATCTCCTCCCTCTTTGTGTCCTCCGGCCCTGACGTCTGGGGTTATGAAGTCATTTCTAACCCCCGGCCCAGGGCCCTGTCTGTTGCCGCTGTTCGCCCAGAGCTGGACATGCTCTACAGACAGATGCATGAGCAGAACAGGG GATTCCCCGTTCCCCAGGACCAGACCCTGTTCGGCCTTTCGCCTGGCCCTCATAACCAGCACGACCTCTCGAGCTACAACCAGCTATCCCATCATGCCTTTCAACACTACCAGCTAAGGTGGCATCCCT AGTGCCACTCCGTTAAATCTGACTCAGGTCTTTTGAGAGGACAGCCTCTGTGGGACATGGACAACTTAGTTCAGCCAACTGGGACCTTTTCTGGAAACCAAACAGCAAGCAGCCAAACAG GAGTAAATTTGATCGAGGAGCACCTCCGAGAGGTGAGATGTCTCCGTCAGCGCTTGGAGGAGTCGATCAGGACCAATGAGAGGCtcaggcagcagctggaagataAACTGGCCTCCACTGGGCGGGATGGAG GACCACCAACAAACATCTACATTCAGGGACTTGACACAGTCACCCAGCTTTCTAGTGAAATCAGGGTCCTGAAAGAGGAAAATCTTAGTCTGCAGTCTCGCCTACAGGCCAGCACAG ACACAAATGAGGAGGTGGTGCAGCTGCGGGAGGCCGTGTTTGCAGCCAGAACCCGCCTGAAGCAGGCCGAGCTGGAGGCCGAGCAGTGGAAGGAGGAGCTGCGGCGCCTGCAGGCTCACACTCAGGACCAGGGGCAGCAGATTCACGCTCTGAGGCAGGAGCGACAGGCCAACCAGGACAAAACCAACAGGTTGCTGTCGCTTCCCACACCGGTTCTGCtcgttg GCTCCAAGCACGAGACGACtctgctgcagcaacagctgAGTGAGACCAGAGAACTGATCCACTCGCTGCAGAGCGAACTGCATGTTTATGATCGAGTGTGCTCCAGCACCAAGGCTAACAAAG GGTTTCTGTGTGAGGTGGCGGGCTTCCCAGTGGAGCTGGGGGAGCTGCTGGCGGAGGTCAGGAGTCTGCGGGCCCAGCTGCAGAGCAGCGTCCAGGAAAACAGCTGC CTCAAACAGCTGGAGCTCCACAAGCAGCTGGAGCAGAAGTTAGGCGTGGGGTCACCGCGGGCTCCGTCTCTGTCTGCGCTGACCGCCAGCCCTCAGAGGGAAACCTTCTACAGACGACAACTGCTGCACG ACCCAGCGCCGTCTCCACCGGTCAGGGACATCGGTTTGTTTAACTGTGGATCTCCTGGTCCTCCCTACTCAGACCTGGATGACAGCCATAGCCCTGCTAATG CAGACTCTCTTGACCCTCACTCGGAACTGGAAGGGGAGGCACCAGATGGGTCGTTTGCAAACCGTAACGGTCGCCACGCCATTGGCCACGTGGATGACTTCAGCGCTTTGCAGCAGCAGGTCCTGGAGGGCCGAAGCCTCGTCCAGCGCATGGAGGCCACCTTGCAGGCCTGCCTCACCCCACCGCTGCTGGAGGGCAAACAGATAGAGGGCAGCGACCTG GCCGTGGACTATGGATGTGTAAAGAGTCTTCTGTCCAACACCAAGACTCTGAGGCAGATCTTGGAGGAGGCCATGTCTCTGCTGAAGATGTTCTGGAGAGCAGCTCTTCCTAACACAGATCCCTCCATCCAAAACCTTAAGAAG gagcAGTGCCTGCAGGAGGAGATTTTGTCCCTGAAGCTGCGTATATCTGAGCAGGAAGAAGTTCTTAAAGGCACAGTACAAAGACTTAGGAGCACCAGCCGCACCAAGGAGAGCATGGAGCACTTCATAGTCAATCAGT tatcAAGGACTCGCGATGTGCTGAAAAAAGCTAGGACTAATTTAGAG AAGAACGAGCTGAGGCTCTCCTCTCTAagctcctccccctcctctcctcctgctg CTGAGGAGCTTGGAGGTGTTGCCAGAGCACGGCCTCCTGATCGCGGTGTCCTGATGAGCAACGGCTTTCCTGGAATCACCAGAGCAGAAGCTACTCAGCGTCTGGCAACAAGGAAGCGCAGCAGCCATTGTCTACTTTAG